Below is a window of Tolypothrix bouteillei VB521301 DNA.
AAAACACTAACTTTAGTTCAGGCATTACCCGTTAATCCAAATCCCCAACGCTCGTGCTTTGCTACGGGTGCAGAACATGGGAAAATTTCTCTCTGGGATTTAAAGACGGGAAAATGGTTGCGTAGTATTCAAGCTCACCAAAGTGCAGTTCTCACACTTGCTTTCAGTTCTGATGGACGAATGCTAGCTAGTGGCGGTCAAAATTCCACTGTTAAACTTTGGGATTTAGACAAAGGTACTGAACAACCAGCCTACATTATTCCTTACGCTCATTTAAGCGAAGTTTTGTCATTGGCAATTAGCTCGCAAACTCAAACCCTAATTAGTAGCGGTGCAGATCGAACAATCAAGCTTTGGGATTTAGCAACAGGTGAAAAGAAAGCTCCTCATATTTTGACAGGTCATGCAGGTCGCGTTTGGTGTGTTGCCATCAGTCCAGATGGAACAAAAATTGCCAGTGCTAGTGCGGATTACACTGTGAAACTCTGGGATTTGGCAACAGGGAAGTTATTGCAAACCTTTACAGGACATTTAGGAGAGGTGCGTGCAGTTGCCTTTAGCCCTGATGGCAATTTAATTGCTAGTGGCGGTGATGACATGGAAATTAAGCTCTGGCAGCTTCAAGTATGAGAATTATTTTATACAAAACAAATTGCAATTAAGAAATAACGTGAGGATTATGACGGAGCAAATTCAAGAAATAGAAAGACTCGAGCGTAAGATGACTGTGTTAGATGTCGAAGTTGAATTTGAACCTGTCAAGCAGGGGCGCTCGCTCGTCGTGGTTATTGGTATTGACGAGTATGTCCACTGGCAAAAACTTAAGAATGCTGTTCGGGATGCAATCGGTCTTCAACAGGCGCTCATCGACAAGTTGGGATTTTCAGCACCGATAGCTCCGCTGTTTAACGAAGCAGCGACTAAAACAGCGATCGCATCTCTAATTGAGGATCGGCTTCGTGAAGAGTTACAAGAAGATGACAACTTGGTATTATTTTTTGCAGGGCACGGGCATACCCGTGTTGACAAAGTAGGTGGCAAAGTCGTTGGAGAAACAGGGTTCATCGTCCCAGTAGAAGCACAAGGACCAAAAGAAGTTTGGAGTGATTACATCAAAATCGATCCACTTCTTCAATCCATTAGCTGCCTTCCTGCAAGACATATCCTTGTGATTCTAGATTCCTGTCATAGTGGTTTTGCATTGGGTGAAGCAATGAAGATCTCCCGAGATGCAGTTCGCTATGAAAAAGACCTTAGCAGTCGAATCAGTCGCAAAGTAATTACTTCCGCCCGACGGGAGCAACGGGCATTAGATGGCGGACCAATTCCCGGTCACTCATTATTTACTGGTACATTAGTGGATGGGTTTAACTGGGGCAAAGCAGATTTAGATAACAATGGACTGATTACTTCTTCAGAATTGGGATTATTCATTCAACAAAAAGTTGGTCAAGCCTCTGAATCAAGACAAACACCAGACTTTGGAGCGTTTTATCTCGACGATCGAGGTGAGATGGTAATCTCATTACGGAATCAAAGCTTTGATGCACTAAAAGCCCGTGCGTTTTCTGCTCTTCAGTGTGGCGAAATTACAACTTTCAAGGAATTGACTCAACAGATTGTCACATTAAAATCGAGTAGTCCTGAAGCTCTTTATCTTGAGTATAGGCTCAAGCTCCTTGAAAGCAATATCAAAGAAGCTGCCACTGCTGCACAAAAACTTTTTTCTCTACATCCACCTACCGGGAGGATTCCTTTATCATCAAAAGACCTTGAAACAATTAATTCTTACTTAAATATTCCGAGTTGGGCATATAGCTTCACTATTTCAGAGACTGACTTTCCTGTTGAAATAGCGTTGCTTTCCGGTTTAGATAGTGACAATTTTGAGGTTGCTCAAGAACAAATGCTTGGTGAGCTAAGAGGATTTTACTTTAAAGATGGAAATTCTTTTCAATTTAGGATTAAAAATCTCACTGATTCGCAAATTTACATTTACTTGATTAGAGTTGACTCTGCAGGTCGTATTGAGTCTATACCTATCTGGCGTGATGATTATATTGACTGGCAAGGGTTAGAGCCTGGAATAACAGCGCTAAGCTATTTATTTGAAGTGACCAAAGATAAAGAATTTGGTGGAATACATGAATTCCGCTTTTTTTCCTCACCTCAAAGGATTAATCAGTTACTGCGAGCTCCATCTTCAGATTCTCGTGGAGGATTACAAGGTTTGCAGAATCTTCAAGATATCACCTTGAGTGATTTAAAAAAAATTAGAACAAAGGTTATTTACTATAGTGAAATTTAACATCAAGTTAACTATCGATAAAACTAAGTATGATTTTAATAAACTATTGGACTATAAGCTAAGCTGTTGACTCCAAAGCCTACCGTTTGCATTGGGTTGGAGTTGCTGATATTGTCCACGAAGCAACTCAAATCCTTGAAATTCTAAACTATCTGGGTCAAACCAGAAATATTCTGGAGTGCGAAAAATGTCTTAATATATTTGCTTTTTCAAACCTCGGTCTGTTGCAGCTGTTTTTGGTGAGAGAATCTCAATGATGACGTTGGGACACGGACTACCATAGATATTACTAGTTTGTAAATAGCGGCATCAATGTAGTTTTCTCCATGCAACTTTTAACCATCATCCTTATAAACTTCGCTCCGATGTTTTACTTTGACGACAGTTACCTTTAAAACGTCATCTTCTATTTCATAAACTATACGATAATCACCAATACGAATACGATATGAATTTTTTTGCCCTTTTAACTTTTTAACCCCGTCTGGACGCGGTTCTATTTTTAAATCATTGACTCTCGCTTGTATGCGTTCTTGTACGTCGAGGGGTAGTTTTCTCAACTGTTTTTTGGCACCCTTTGTAAATTTTACTTTGTAACTCACGCAACGTCCTTGTGTCTATCGTTTCTTATTTCTTCTTCTATTTCCTCCCAAGACACAGTACCATTAATGCGTATGTCTTCTCTAGCTTCTTCAATAGCTAATAAGTCTTCTTCATCCTCTATATCATCGATTCGTTTTAAAAGTGCGTAAATCTCATCTAATGTACTGTCATAAGCTTGATGTAGCAGTACATTAATCTCTTTAATTAATTGTTGTCTATCTTGTTCGGTTTTCATTGTTAAACTTATGCTCTTATTATTAATTTAATATATTATACTTTACTCGTCTGCGTACTCTGCGCCTCTGTAGTTAAATAAATGATTTTCAAACCGCAGAGGAACACAGAGCACAGAGACAATATAAGGAGTGACCTCTTAATTTACGGAGTGCCAACTGCGCCAGAGTAAACCAAACCGCGCTGTATATCCATCGTCAAAATGGCTCCATCGCGAATGACTTGTGTGGCATTCTTCACACCAACAATGACCGGCACCCCAAGACGCAACCCGATGACAGCTGCATGACTGGTGAGACTTTCATCTTCAGTAATAATTCCAGCCGATTTACGAATTGCATCAACAAAATCAGCACTGGTAGTAGGCGCAACCAAAATTTCTCCGTGATTGAAATTGCTTGCATCCATACCGGTGTGAGCAACTCTTGCGCGACCGCTGACAGAACCTTGTCCCAATCCAATTCCCTGACCGAGAACTGCTGTCACAACTTCAACTTTAATCAAATCTGTGGAACCGGAAACGCCTTGGAGAGTTCCTGCAGTCATAACGACCAAATCTCCTTCAGACAACAAGCCCCTTTCTTGAGCAACGTTCATGGCTGCTTGGAATGTCTGACCTGTAGAAGGAAGTTCTAACATCAACAACGGTTTAACCCCCCACACGAGCTGTAATTGCCGTGCCACATTCACGTGAGGTGTCACTGCTAAAATTGGTGTCTGGGGACGAAATTTGGAAACATTTCGCGCTGTTGCTCCTGTTTGTGTCAGAGTCATAATTGCTGCTGCACCTAGCTGTTCTGCAATTTGACCGACTGCTTGGCTGATAGCGTTGGGAATGGAACGCTTTGGATCTCTTAGCAGACTGGTGTTGGTGTTTTCTGCTTCTTCTTGTTCGATACGTTCGGCAATCCGCGCCATGGTAGCCACAGCTTCCACTGGAAACTTACCAACTGCGGTTTCATTCGAGAGCATCACCGCATCCGTACCATCTAAAATCGCATTAGCCACATCCGATACTTCAGCACGAGTTGGACGGGGGTTACTCACCATGCTGTCTAACATTTGAGTGGCGGTGATAATGGGAATACCCAAACGATTGGCAGTCGCAATCAATCGTTTTTGTAATATCGGTACATCCTCGGCTGGCAATTCTACGCCGAGATCGCCTCTTGCTACCATTACCCCATCGCACAACGCTAGAACGGCTTCCATTTGTTCGATCGCTTCGTGCTTTTCTATTTTGGCAATAACCGGTACTTGCTTACCCGTGCTGGAAATGAGCTCTTTAATCTCAATCATATCCTGAGGATTGCGGACAAAAGAAAGAGCGACCCAGTCAACGCCCTGATCGAGACCAAAAATCAAATCCTCTCGGTCTTTTTCCGTCATTGCTTTGATGGACAGGTAAACTCCCGGAAAGTTCACTCCTTTGTTATTGGAAAGTGTCCCGCCCACAGTCACGCGACAGTGCAAATCGCCTTTTTCGCGATTGATATCCTCTACGAGCATTTCCACTCGCCCGTCGTCTAGCAGAATTCTTGACCCTGTTGGTACTTCATCTGCCAAATAATCGTAGGTTACGCAACTTATATCCTGCATACCCACAACCGGGCGATTCGTTAGAATAAAGGGATCGCCTTTTGCCAAAACTATAGATCCATTTTCAAACTTTCCCAGACGAATCTTCGGTCCTTGTAAGTCTTGAAGGATGGCTACTGGTTTGTTAAGTTCAAATGCGGTTTGTCGGATGAGGCGGATATTTCGCTGATGGTCGGCGTGAGTTCCGTGGGAAAAGTTGAGTCGCAATGTGGTTGCACCAGCTTCAATAATGGCTTTTAGCATTTCCGGGCTGCTAGTAGCAGGTCCGATTGTGGCGACAATTTTTGTACGGCGAAGGGAATCTTTTAGTTGCATAGGAGCTGAACTAGTGGGAGCTACTCTGGGAATCATCCTAATGTTAGGATGCATCTCTTGTCTGTCGCTACAGAACCAATCGTGAACGACTCGCTTGAAATCATACCCTTATTCTGCTGCTAATATGTGGAATCGATGATAAATTTTGTAGACAAAATTTACTTTCTGCAATTTTGTCTGTCAAAACTTAACTTTCATTCATAGAAAAGTGGCATTATCTAGATAACCAATCGGCGAAAAAGGAGTTTATGATGCTGACGTCGGAGGCACCAAAGCCACTGACAGTCCCCCCAAAGGAGTTTCTAGCGCCTCCGGGTGATTTCAACCCGACGCTGCTCATGTTTTTGGTAGCGGTGGCAATACTAGTGTTATCTAACTTTGGCTACTGGGTTTGGGAATGGCAACACTGGGTGTGCTTTACTGCTAATACTCTTGCTTTACACATGGCAGGTACGGTAATTCACGATGCCTGTCACCAATCTGCTCATCGCAATCGAGTCGTTAATGCTATGTTGGGTCATGGCAGTGCTCTGATGCTTGCTTTTGCATTCCCCGTCTTCACAAGAGTCCATTTGCAGCATCACGCTCATGTTAACGACCCAGAAGACGATCCGGATCACTACGTCTCCACAGGCGGTCCTTTGTGGTTGATTGCAGTGCGATTTTTATACCATGAAGTATTTTTCTTTAAGCGACAATTGTGGCGCAAAAACGAACTACTTGAATGGTTTATCAGCAGGTTGATTGTCGGTTCAATCTTTTACATCTCGGTTCAGTACCACTTTTTAGGTTACATTCTCAATTTCTGGTTTATTCCTGCTTTTGTTGTAGGCATAGCACTGGGACTGTTTTTTGATTACTTACCCCACCGTCCTTTTACAGAACGCGATCGCTGGAAAAATGCTCGCGTTTACCCCAATCCCATTCTCAACATTTTGATTATGGGGCAGAACTACCATCTCATTCATCATTTGTGGCCTTCCATTCCCTGGTATAATTATCAGCCCACGTATAACTTGATGAAACCTCTCCTGGATGAAAAAGGCTGCTATCAATCAACAGGGTTGCTACAGAAAAAAGATTTTTTTGGATTTGTCTATGACATCTTTTTAGGCATTCGGTTTCATCACAGCAACTAGGTAGGCATTGGGCATTAGGCAATAGGGCACTGGGCGTTTGGCATTGGGCGTAAGTCATTTATTCCACCTTGTCTACCTTGTCCCCTAATCCCTAATCCCCAGTCCCTAATCCCTAATCCCGACTCCCTCCAAAACAGGCAAAGACCAGTCAGGGCGCAAACTTGCGGCGTGACGTAAATAAATGTGATGGATTGGGGCAGAAGCAGGAACGTGAACGTGAACTAAAAAACGGATGCAACGTTCCAAACTCCCCTCAACATGCATTTGCTGTACATCCAACATGGGTACAACATCCCAATAAGGACGCTTTCGTGCGATCGCAGCCGGAAAAGTTGCGTTTAAATCGCTTGTGACACTAAACGTTATGCTAATAATATCTGTTGGATGTAATTGATTCCGTTTTTCAAGTTCATCAAGTAGTTCCATTACCGCTTCTTGCATTGCTTCAACCGTATTTTCTGAGACGGTTGTTGCGCCGCGAATCGCCCGCATTCGCCACTCCACTTATTTTTCCTCCTTAATTATTCACCGATCGCTGTTTATTCATTGTCTCAGACAAACGACAAAGGACAAATGACGATTTTTTCTTTATGGTCTATATAACCATAAAGGCAATCCACTTGTGGACATTTCAAATTCAACCCAATCAATTCCAGCACTTAACCCTGGTGAAGCTTGGATACTTCCTTGTACGAGACGACTTAACAAAGGCTTGCGTTCTTCTAAGGTATAAACAGGAGTTTTTTCAGGATCGAGACTAACAAGTTCGCAAGCCCAACGGCGAGCATCTTCTTCTGTTCCCAATCGATCTATGACACCTAGCTCTAATGCTTGCTGTCCGGTAAAAATTCGACCATCTGCAAAACTTCTTACTGTTTCTACACCTAGGGAACGAGCATCAGCCACAGTTTGTACAAACTGCTGGTAACTCGTATCAATTAATTCTTGCAAAATGTTTTGTTCTGGTTCTGTCAGTTCTCTGTCAAAAGCCAAAATATCTTTGTAAGGTCCTGACTTAATTACCTTAAAAGAGACACCAATTTTTTGCAACAAGCGTTCCAAGTTGTTACCGCGCAATATCACACCAATGCTACCCGTAATCGTACCGGGATTTGCCATGATGTGTTCTGCTCCCATACCGATGTAAACTCCACCCGAAGCAGAAATGTTACCAAAACTAGCAACTATTTTCACTTTTGAGCGCAATCTTTTCAACGCACTGTAAATTTCTTGAGAATCTCCTACCGTACCGCCAGGACTGTCAATCCGTAGCAACAGTGCAGGAAATTTTCTTTCTTCGACTGTTTTCAACGCTTCCAAGACACGCTTGCGAGTAGCACTCGCAATTGCACCAGTAATTTCAATCCGAGCAATTTGTTTCTGGAATTTAGGTTTAAAAGGCCATACCATGAGCAGTTAAAAAACTCCTAACAGACTTAGACACGAGATGCAAAGCACGTATAATACCTGCTTTTCTATGTTAAGAAAAACAAGCAGATGTTGCGAATCTCACCGCTTTTATAAAAATTTTATATTTTCTTTAGATTTATTTTTAACCTGGTTTGTTAAAATTTAAACAGAAAGTAATAAAAAAGTATACAAATCTTCAAAGCTTAAGTTATAAAAGAGCAGACAGAGTTAATAAACTTCAAATCATACAGGATTTGCAGAGAAAAGGAATTATCTACAGGCATAGTTAAGTTCCACCTACTGTAGAAGCTAGGAGAGCAAAGGTTTAGTAAAGTTAACAATTGGGAAAATTTTTACGTATCTCTAGCGAAAAAGCAGTGGATCTAGCGTAAAATTTGACACCTGTAATAGGCGTAAACTTCAAAGAGCGCCCCAGCAACACTAAAGGTAGAACAAATAACAAATAGACCGCCAAGGGGAGTCCCACTCCCGAAGATAGAAAGAAATTCCAACAGAGGAGTTGCGATCGCATCAGTTATGGCTTGTAAACCGGGAATGTAAGCCAAAAGAGAGACACTCAGGAAGAAACTACCGATAAGAAGCATGGGAGCAACAAAACTAAAGATAATCGATAGTAAGAGAGATCGGAGAAAGTTCGTAATAATGCTCATTGGGCAAGAATAAAATAAATGAGTAGTTAACAAAGCAATCCCATTATCAATTTCTACAATAAGCGCGATCGTCCCGTTTCAGGGGAGAGTTCAAAAATCTTAAGTTTACATTAAAATACATACACAATCTCTCTCAGAGATGTTTTGCGATCCCCAAAAGGCAAATTTGCTGCGATCCAAGTACAGCAGGCATTTGACCGTAAACTGGGATTTGAGTTTAAATGAGAGCGAGTGCGAGCAACGCTTGAATTTCTGAAAAGAGCTTTAAACTTAGTTAATGAAAACAACAGGGGACGAGGGGACAAGGAGGACAAGGAAGATAGTATCTACTCTCTTGTCTACCCCCTCTCCCTTGTCTACCCAATCTAAAATTCAAACTCCAAAATCCACCCATCGCCAATGACAAATGACACATCTAAATCCAGTTTGGGAACGTGGAGTCAGCGATTGCTGGCTGCGACGTTCTTGAGTGGACAAGTCATTGTTCACTTACTTAGAGGAAAAATTCATCGGCGGAACACTTTAGAGCAACTAGCAGCTGTCGGACCGGATTCGCTGTTCATTGCCTTATTAACAGCTATTTTTGTTGGTGCAGTATTTACTATCCAGGTAGCAAGAGAATTTATTACCTTTGGTGCTGGCAATATTGTTGGTGGAGTTTTAGCTGTAGCGCTGACACGAGAACTGTCACCCGTGTTAACAGCAGTTATTATCGCGGGGCGAGTTGGTTCGGCATTTGCAGCAGAAATTGGAACAATGCGAGTTACCGAACAGATCGATGCTCTTTTGATGCTCAAAACAGACCCGATTGATTATCTTGTCATCCCTCGCGTCCTGGCTTGCTGCATTATGCTGCCCATTCTAACACTTCTATCCTTAGTAACGGGGATGCTTGGGGGAATGGCGATCGCAACAAATGTATACAATCTTTCAGATACCGTTTTTCTAGACTCAGCCCGGAATTTTTTAAACACCTGGGATATTCTGAGTGCAATGGTGAAAGCGTGTTGTTTTGGCATTCTCATTGCCGTTATAGGATGTAGCTGGGGATTAACGACAACAGGAGGAGCAAAAGGAGTGGGACAATCCACAACAACTGCTGTTGTGACTGCCTTATTGATTATATTTATTAGTAACTTCTTTCTTTCTTGGATCATGTTCCAAGGAGCCGGTAGTGCTTTAATGCAGGGGTTTTAGACCCAAATCCAAAAACCACAATCCAAAAACCAAAATCGTATGACGACTTCATACACCTCCAACTCGATATCAACCGTAGAACTTAAGCCCAGTTACAATATACCTGTGGTGCTGACGATCGCAGCAATTCCACTGCTTTTCGTGCAACCTTGGATCGGCTTATTTGTGACATTGCTTGGCTTGTTTCTGATGTTTCAGGCGGGAACAATACGTTTGAGGTTTACCGCCACCGATTTAGATATTTACAGAGGGGACAAATTAATTCGCTGCTTTCCCTATCGAGAATGGCAAAACTGGCGTATATTCTGGAATCCAATTCCCATCTTGTTTTATTTTAAAGAAATAAACAGCATTCACTTTTTGCCAATTATATTTGACCCCAAAACTCTAAAATCTTGTTTGGAAGAACGCTGTCCGCGCAATTAGTGTTAAGCCATCCTTAAACTTGGCACATAGCACTTAGGGCTGTATATTTCTGAAAGCTATTAACTCGC
It encodes the following:
- a CDS encoding DUF3119 family protein; the encoded protein is MTTSYTSNSISTVELKPSYNIPVVLTIAAIPLLFVQPWIGLFVTLLGLFLMFQAGTIRLRFTATDLDIYRGDKLIRCFPYREWQNWRIFWNPIPILFYFKEINSIHFLPIIFDPKTLKSCLEERCPRN
- the sppA gene encoding signal peptide peptidase SppA, which encodes MVWPFKPKFQKQIARIEITGAIASATRKRVLEALKTVEERKFPALLLRIDSPGGTVGDSQEIYSALKRLRSKVKIVASFGNISASGGVYIGMGAEHIMANPGTITGSIGVILRGNNLERLLQKIGVSFKVIKSGPYKDILAFDRELTEPEQNILQELIDTSYQQFVQTVADARSLGVETVRSFADGRIFTGQQALELGVIDRLGTEEDARRWACELVSLDPEKTPVYTLEERKPLLSRLVQGSIQASPGLSAGIDWVEFEMSTSGLPLWLYRP
- a CDS encoding MlaE family lipid ABC transporter permease subunit, whose protein sequence is MTNDTSKSSLGTWSQRLLAATFLSGQVIVHLLRGKIHRRNTLEQLAAVGPDSLFIALLTAIFVGAVFTIQVAREFITFGAGNIVGGVLAVALTRELSPVLTAVIIAGRVGSAFAAEIGTMRVTEQIDALLMLKTDPIDYLVIPRVLACCIMLPILTLLSLVTGMLGGMAIATNVYNLSDTVFLDSARNFLNTWDILSAMVKACCFGILIAVIGCSWGLTTTGGAKGVGQSTTTAVVTALLIIFISNFFLSWIMFQGAGSALMQGF
- the pyk gene encoding pyruvate kinase, with protein sequence MQLKDSLRRTKIVATIGPATSSPEMLKAIIEAGATTLRLNFSHGTHADHQRNIRLIRQTAFELNKPVAILQDLQGPKIRLGKFENGSIVLAKGDPFILTNRPVVGMQDISCVTYDYLADEVPTGSRILLDDGRVEMLVEDINREKGDLHCRVTVGGTLSNNKGVNFPGVYLSIKAMTEKDREDLIFGLDQGVDWVALSFVRNPQDMIEIKELISSTGKQVPVIAKIEKHEAIEQMEAVLALCDGVMVARGDLGVELPAEDVPILQKRLIATANRLGIPIITATQMLDSMVSNPRPTRAEVSDVANAILDGTDAVMLSNETAVGKFPVEAVATMARIAERIEQEEAENTNTSLLRDPKRSIPNAISQAVGQIAEQLGAAAIMTLTQTGATARNVSKFRPQTPILAVTPHVNVARQLQLVWGVKPLLMLELPSTGQTFQAAMNVAQERGLLSEGDLVVMTAGTLQGVSGSTDLIKVEVVTAVLGQGIGLGQGSVSGRARVAHTGMDASNFNHGEILVAPTTSADFVDAIRKSAGIITEDESLTSHAAVIGLRLGVPVIVGVKNATQVIRDGAILTMDIQRGLVYSGAVGTP
- the aroH gene encoding chorismate mutase; translation: MRAIRGATTVSENTVEAMQEAVMELLDELEKRNQLHPTDIISITFSVTSDLNATFPAAIARKRPYWDVVPMLDVQQMHVEGSLERCIRFLVHVHVPASAPIHHIYLRHAASLRPDWSLPVLEGVGIRD
- a CDS encoding caspase family protein — protein: MTEQIQEIERLERKMTVLDVEVEFEPVKQGRSLVVVIGIDEYVHWQKLKNAVRDAIGLQQALIDKLGFSAPIAPLFNEAATKTAIASLIEDRLREELQEDDNLVLFFAGHGHTRVDKVGGKVVGETGFIVPVEAQGPKEVWSDYIKIDPLLQSISCLPARHILVILDSCHSGFALGEAMKISRDAVRYEKDLSSRISRKVITSARREQRALDGGPIPGHSLFTGTLVDGFNWGKADLDNNGLITSSELGLFIQQKVGQASESRQTPDFGAFYLDDRGEMVISLRNQSFDALKARAFSALQCGEITTFKELTQQIVTLKSSSPEALYLEYRLKLLESNIKEAATAAQKLFSLHPPTGRIPLSSKDLETINSYLNIPSWAYSFTISETDFPVEIALLSGLDSDNFEVAQEQMLGELRGFYFKDGNSFQFRIKNLTDSQIYIYLIRVDSAGRIESIPIWRDDYIDWQGLEPGITALSYLFEVTKDKEFGGIHEFRFFSSPQRINQLLRAPSSDSRGGLQGLQNLQDITLSDLKKIRTKVIYYSEI
- a CDS encoding type II toxin-antitoxin system RelE family toxin, whose translation is MSYKVKFTKGAKKQLRKLPLDVQERIQARVNDLKIEPRPDGVKKLKGQKNSYRIRIGDYRIVYEIEDDVLKVTVVKVKHRSEVYKDDG
- the crtR gene encoding beta-carotene hydroxylase — its product is MLTSEAPKPLTVPPKEFLAPPGDFNPTLLMFLVAVAILVLSNFGYWVWEWQHWVCFTANTLALHMAGTVIHDACHQSAHRNRVVNAMLGHGSALMLAFAFPVFTRVHLQHHAHVNDPEDDPDHYVSTGGPLWLIAVRFLYHEVFFFKRQLWRKNELLEWFISRLIVGSIFYISVQYHFLGYILNFWFIPAFVVGIALGLFFDYLPHRPFTERDRWKNARVYPNPILNILIMGQNYHLIHHLWPSIPWYNYQPTYNLMKPLLDEKGCYQSTGLLQKKDFFGFVYDIFLGIRFHHSN